The sequence TTGACTATAGAAATTATATATTTCACTATTGCAGTTTCagcctttgagccattttcaagtagcACTACGAACAGTTTTGCTTCGTctcatgtcagactttaaaattgatgtgtgtataatgaagCTGGATTAAAAAACTGACGTGATGGTGAAGCAAAATAATTTGCGGTACCACTTAATAATGGCCCAAAGCCCGACACTACTATCGTGAAATGAATAATTTCTGCGGTCAGTGGAGAATATGTTGTCCTTCAAAAATTGTCGTGGACATTGCTGAGAACGGATAGTTTATTGTTGGATGTTACGGAAGAAACTAtgaatagaagaagaagaataggatgCGGAAGGTACGAGATGATGGATAGTACCAGAGTAGAAAACTATTATCAGAAAATGAAGAGGGTAACAATTGACAGAGCTAGAAGAAGAGCTCATTTGAACACCTGTCCTTGGACAAAATACTGACGATGATGGTTGCATAACCCTGAATACTGAACATTCCTCCTTCGACATTCTCTAAATTTTGAAGTGGGACACTGTATTTGTGAAATAGTTAATGATTAGACTCACATATGCCAACTGTGTAGTGGATTAATTTTGTGCTAAAACGGCGATTAGCCCTCCCTCCGCTGACTTCAAATGAAGTCTCCTGACAGAATGTTCTGATTACACTGAGGATGGTATTTTGACACACTCATATTCAGTGCCCACACGTTAAGTAATAGATGGCACCTCGCGCGATGTAGCacatgttcattgttttttttttttcctgattttcagGTGTCCGGATCTCTGCTGGGTTCGAACGCACAGACAGTGGGCCTCGCCAGTGACAACTACGACCCACCAGGTGGTCTCGCCGTGACGGTGACTGGGTGGGGAGCCacgtacaccgacggaccgtccgCCAACAGTCTGCTCAAGGTGGACATCAGCATCTTGGACCGCAACACGTGCAGGAACACCTTCGCCAACATCAACACTGTGACCGACCGCATGGTGTGCGCCGGCCAGGCCGGCAAGAGCGTCTGCAGCGGAGACTCTGGTGGTCCGCTGGTCAGTGGAAGCACCCAGGTGGGCATCGTCTCCTGGGGCAGCTCGGTGTGCGAGGCCACCCCCGGTGTCTTCGCCAACGTCGGCAATCTGCGTTCCTGGATCCGAAATGCATCTGGCGTCTAAGGACTCTAGCCTATCTACTGTACTGGGTTCCATCATTGGAATATGTAATCCGAACAAAATGTTTATGTGCAATtctttgttgttttaaataaagaatctGAGAAACGTAAGCTTttccttgttttatttattttagcgCAATTCTTTCGTTCTGTAGGAAGTATTGCCAACTGGAGACAACACACTGAAGACGAGGTACGCGAATTACTGACAACTGTCTATGGGAAACTTCTTCATCTACGCGTTAATAAATGAACGGGAAATAAATTAATCTTTCGGAAAGTTTATAGTGCTGAGGTATTCTTTGTTTTGTGTTGTGTGACAACTGAATACAGGTATTAACGTCAGAAAGTAGCTAATCTTTCAGTTTCCCTCATTTGTAAGTATGCGTTTATGAATGTTTCTTGGCAGGCCGATAAAGGCAACTTCATTAGAGCGGCCAATCTCGACATTTGTGCAGGGGGCAGTACCATATGAGAAAACAAGGAATGCCTCATGGTCCATGTCGTATCTCATGTCCGTCAGTAAGCTTTATAGAGATAAAAGTAATAGTCAGATGAGGAGGACAATCAACCTGGTAGAGCGCCCCAACATTAAATCGATACAGTTGTCGTCGAAAGAAACAAATAACCGTAGTAAATTGTTCAAGAACTCTGGCAGCCGAACTGCCTTGTGATATGCCGAGTCACAACTATTTATCTGACTAGTGCCCCGGTACTGCCTCTGCAGCAATCACAACATGTGTAAAGACTAGCAAAACAGAGCATGTCTAAAGAGATTTTCGAGTTCAGTTTATCACCATGCACTCTGTACTGcgtatcgctgcttgtttagtatCGGTTAATGTCTGTTTCTAATTAAAATGTTACTGCTTGATAATTATTAAGGGACGATTGAcatttgctaaggaacaactgacaatTGCTACGAAAGATACAATTAGTATGGTGCTCCCGATCAAACATAGTAAAGTGAAATGTTGAGAGCGGGACGTGTTAACAGCAGGAAAGTTTGTGCACAAACACTCTGTATGCAGTCGACAGTGCATGCGGTATCGTGTTTGGCTATGGTTACTGAAGAACCGGTTAGTCCGATATTCCATGTGGTGTGGCATCTTGT comes from Schistocerca piceifrons isolate TAMUIC-IGC-003096 chromosome 8, iqSchPice1.1, whole genome shotgun sequence and encodes:
- the LOC124712290 gene encoding trypsin delta-like — protein: MQRLAIFLVFLLSSALALPTPARLWSKGNGRIIGGSSANIANYPWQLSFQYGGSHICGASIISSNWALTAAHCVDGMSLSLISFRAGTSTRGSGGFVRSASSGYMHASYNDQTIDYDVAVVQVSGSLLGSNAQTVGLASDNYDPPGGLAVTVTGWGATYTDGPSANSLLKVDISILDRNTCRNTFANINTVTDRMVCAGQAGKSVCSGDSGGPLVSGSTQVGIVSWGSSVCEATPGVFANVGNLRSWIRNASGV